The proteins below come from a single Corylus avellana chromosome ca3, CavTom2PMs-1.0 genomic window:
- the LOC132174456 gene encoding phosphoenolpyruvate carboxylase, housekeeping isozyme-like — protein sequence DSGKDAGRFSAAWQLYKAQEELIKVAKQYGVKLTMFHGRGGTVGRGGGPTHLAILSQPPDTIHGSLRVTVQGEVIEQSFGEEHLCFRTLQRFTAATLEHGMHPPVSPKPEWRALMDEMAIIATEEYRSIVFKEPRFVEYFRLATPELEYGRMNIGSRPSKRKPSGGIESLRAIPWIFAWLQTRFHLPVWLGFGAAFKHVIQKDIRNLHMLQAMYNEWPFFRVTIDLVEMVFAKGDPGIAALYDKLLVSEELWQFGERLRVNYEETKALLLQTAGHKDLLEGDPYLKQRLRLRDSYITTLNVCQAYTLKRIRDPNYLVKVRPHISKEFMEISKATDELVNLNPTSEYAPGLEDTLILTMKGIAAGLQNTG from the exons GATTCTGGTAAAGATGCGGGACGGTTTTCTGCAGCGTGGCAGTTATACAAGGCTCAAGAGGAGCTTATAAAGGTTGCTAAGCAATATGGTGTGAAGCTAACCATGTTCCACGGTCGTGGTGGGACTGTTGGAAGAGGAGGTGGGCCTACCCATCTTGCCATATTGTCTCAACCTCCAGATACCATTCATGGATCACTCCGTGTTACTGTTCAAGGTGAGGTCATTGAGCAATCATTTGGAGAGGAGCACTTGTGTTTTAGAACACTCCAACGTTTCACGGCTGCTACTTTGGAGCACGGTATGCACCCCCCGGTGTCTCCAAAACCGGAATGGCGTGCATTGATGGATGAGATGGCTATCATTGCAACAGAAGAGTATCGTTCCATTGTTTTCAAAGAACCCCGATTTGTGGAATATTTCCGCCTT GCTACGCCAGAGTTGGAATACGGTCGGATGAACATTGGAAGTCGTCCATCAAAGCGTAAGCCAAGTGGAGGTATTGAATCACTCCGTGCAATCCCATGGATCTTTGCGTGGCTACAAACAAGGTTTCATCTTCCAGTGTGGCTAGGCTTTGGAGCAGCATTTAAACATGTTATTCAGAAGGACATTAGAAATCTCCATATGCTGCAGGCGATGTACAATGAATGGCCATTTTTTAGGGTCACCATTGATTTGGTCGAGATGGTGTTCGCGAAGGGAGACCCAGGTATTGCTGCTTTGTATGACAAGCTCCTTGTTTCAGAAGAACTGTGGCAATTTGGAGAGCGGTTGAGGGTCAATTATGAAGAAACAAAGGCCCTTCTCCTACAG ACTGCTGGACACAAGGATCTTCTTGAAGGGGACCCCTACTTGAAACAAAGACTCCGGCTGCGAGATTCCTACATTACTACCCTTAATGTTTGCCAAGCCTACACACTGAAGAGAATCCGGGATCCAAACTACCTTGTGAAGGTGCGTCCACACATCTCCAAGGAGTTTATGGAAATAAGCAAAGCAACTGATGAACTTGTGAACCTGAACCCAACAAGCGAGTATGCCCCTGGTTTGGAGGATACCCTCATCTTGACGATGAAGGGTATTGCTGCAGGCTTGCAGAACACCGGTTAG
- the LOC132174885 gene encoding epidermis-specific secreted glycoprotein EP1-like: MSSSLSAPTMPLLSLFLFSLFSFIAQAAVPRNATFKYLNGGEFGPYVVEYDGNYRTLPVFSSPFQLCFYNTTPNAFTLALRMATTRSESLFRWVWEANRGNPVRENATLSFGADGNLVLADAGGRVAWQTNTANKGVVGFKLLPNGNLVLHDSKGNFVWQSFDHPTDTLLVGQSLRAGGPAKLVSRASERDNVDGSYSLVMETKRVALYYKRVLYFSPSDWFYVPESYLQYVKIYASPDTDEGYAYDIGLDYQVANSSSSGNRILARPKYNSTLSFLRLGIDGNLRLYTYYDKVDWGAWEVTYTLFDRDSAESECQLPERCGALGICEDNQCVACPLSNGLVGWSKDCKAKKLTSCGVKDFRYYKVEGVDHFMSKFTAGDGVNESACGKKCSADCKCLGYFYHGESSKCWIAYDLNTLTKVSNSTHVGYIKVPNH, translated from the coding sequence ATGTCTTCTTCTCTTTCAGCACCAACAATGCCGTTGCTTTCCCTCTTCCTTTTCTCGCTCTTTTCCTTCATCGCCCAAGCCGCTGTTCCTCGCAACGCAACATTCAAGTATCTCAATGGAGGAGAATTCGGGCCGTACGTTGTTGAGTACGACGGAAACTATCGTACTCTGCCCGTTTTCAGCTCCCCATTCCAGCTCTGCTTCTACAACACCACCCCAAATGCCTTCACACTCGCCTTGCGGATGGCTACCACGCGCTCGGAGTCACTCTTCCGTTGGGTTTGGGAAGCCAACAGAGGCAACCCAGTTCGCGAAAACGCCACCCTCTCTTTCGGCGCCGACGGGAACTTGGTCTTGGCCGACGCCGGCGGCCGGGTCGCTTGGCAAACCAACACGGCCAATAAAGGCGTTGTCGGGTTCAAATTGCTCCCAAACGGTAACTTGGTCCTTCATGACTCCAAGGGAAATTTCGTCTGGCAGAGTTTTGACCATCCAACGGACACCCTCTTGGTCGGGCAATCTCTACGCGCCGGCGGCCCAGCCAAGCTTGTGAGCAGAGCTTCCGAAAGGGATAACGTAGATGGGTCTTACAGCTTGGTGATGGAGACCAAACGAGTGGCTCTGTACTATAAAAGGGTTCTCTATTTCTCACCATCTGATTGGTTTTATGTCCCAGAAAGTTACTTACAATATGTGAAGATATATGCTTCCCCAGACACCGACGAGGGCTATGCTTATGACATAGGCTTAGACTACCAAGTGGCAAACTCCTCATCCTCCGGCAATCGGATTTTGGCCAGGCCGAAGTACAACAGCACATTATCATTTCTTCGTCTTGGCATCGATGGAAATCTCAGGCTGTATACTTACTACGACAAGGTGGATTGGGGTGCTTGGGAGGTGACATACACTCTGTTTGACAGGGACTCTGCTGAGAGCGAGTGCCAATTGCCCGAGCGTTGTGGGGCATTGGGGATTTGCGAGGACAACCAATGCGTTGCCTGCCCTTTGTCAAATGGGTTGGTGGGGTGGAGCAAGGATTGCAAGGCCAAGAAGCTAACTTCTTGTGGCGTGAAAGATTTTCGATACTATAAGGTTGAAGGTGTTGATCATTTCATGAGTAAATTCACGGCGGGAGATGGGGTGAACGAGAGTGCTTGTGGGAAGAAGTGCTCGGCAGATTGCAAGTGCTTGGGCTACTTTTACCATGGGGAGAGTTCCAAGTGTTGGATTGCTTATGATCTCAACACCCTGACAAAAGTCTCGAATTCTACTCATGTGGGCTATATAAAGGTGCCGAATCACTAA